Proteins from a single region of Haloplanus sp. GDY1:
- a CDS encoding polysaccharide biosynthesis C-terminal domain-containing protein — protein MKIGQTSAVHFLSQLSLSLMGFLANLYLANVLGASVLGTYFLSVSIIIWLSVLGDIGIHNALKKRLSEGCRSDHVWTASVVLQLATLVVLSAGVVLFSGSLNRYVGAPIAMIVLVALWTNVAFEFVKATLDGGHKVHISSLLDPANVGVRSVVQIVFTFAGYRLFGLFFGFVLGEIIALVIGLKFVTKRVTTPNRTDFRRLIDFAKFSWISPVKGRSFLSMDTIILAWFVANSQIGVYEIAWNVAAIFAIFTASVGRAMFPEMSQASTENDGDRIATYTELSLSFSGLFIIPGLVGSVLLGEFVLSLYGAEFTAGYTTLIVLVCSRLVASFESQFTNTLNAVDRPELTMRSNLLFVGTNAVANVVLIDQFGIMGAAAGTTVAVLLSGGYAYSLAVSEVPFVIPFDEFARQAGSAVIMGVVVFVGMGLVPSTLIWNLGLICLGAIVYLFVLLALSDTFRTAVVSNVLSSDV, from the coding sequence ATGAAAATCGGTCAGACATCCGCAGTTCATTTTCTTTCGCAACTCTCCCTCTCTCTCATGGGGTTCTTAGCGAATCTCTATCTGGCCAACGTCTTGGGTGCGTCGGTCCTCGGGACGTACTTTTTGTCCGTCTCCATTATCATTTGGCTGAGCGTGCTGGGGGATATCGGGATCCACAACGCATTGAAAAAGCGGTTGAGCGAAGGATGCCGGTCTGATCACGTGTGGACCGCGTCGGTCGTCCTGCAACTCGCCACGCTGGTCGTACTCTCCGCGGGCGTCGTTCTATTCAGCGGTTCCTTGAACCGGTACGTGGGTGCACCGATCGCGATGATCGTACTCGTCGCCCTGTGGACGAACGTCGCTTTCGAGTTCGTCAAGGCAACTCTCGACGGTGGTCACAAGGTTCACATATCGAGTCTTCTTGATCCGGCAAACGTGGGGGTTCGCTCGGTCGTGCAGATTGTATTTACCTTCGCTGGCTATCGTCTCTTCGGTCTCTTTTTCGGCTTCGTGCTCGGAGAGATAATCGCCCTCGTCATCGGATTGAAATTCGTAACAAAGCGAGTCACGACCCCAAACCGGACGGACTTTCGACGATTGATCGACTTCGCGAAGTTCTCGTGGATTTCGCCCGTCAAGGGGCGGTCGTTTCTCTCCATGGACACGATCATTCTAGCATGGTTTGTCGCCAACTCACAGATCGGCGTCTACGAGATTGCGTGGAATGTGGCTGCGATCTTCGCTATCTTCACCGCTTCGGTCGGCCGCGCCATGTTTCCCGAAATGAGTCAAGCCTCAACAGAGAATGACGGCGACCGGATCGCGACCTATACCGAACTCTCGCTCTCGTTTTCGGGGTTGTTCATCATTCCAGGACTTGTCGGGAGCGTGCTCCTCGGCGAATTCGTTCTCTCTCTCTACGGTGCCGAGTTCACTGCCGGCTACACCACGCTTATCGTGCTTGTTTGTTCAAGGTTGGTTGCCAGCTTCGAATCTCAGTTCACAAACACGCTCAACGCCGTTGACCGTCCTGAACTCACGATGCGGTCGAACCTCCTGTTCGTTGGGACGAACGCCGTCGCAAACGTCGTGCTGATCGACCAGTTCGGAATCATGGGGGCGGCAGCAGGAACAACGGTTGCGGTACTCCTGAGCGGCGGATACGCATATTCCCTGGCAGTTTCTGAAGTCCCGTTCGTCATCCCGTTCGATGAGTTTGCCCGGCAGGCTGGTTCAGCGGTGATTATGGGCGTCGTCGTCTTCGTTGGGATGGGTCTTGTCCCGTCCACACTGATTTGGAACCTTGGACTGATCTGTCTGGGAGCAATCGTGTATCTCTTCGTGTTGCTGGCCCTCTCCGATACGTTCCGAACGGCCGTTGTCAGCAACGTCCTCTCCTCGGATGTGTAG
- a CDS encoding glycosyltransferase: MSGRPLTIVVPVYNDPEGVKRTLHSLDSQWVPDISVAVVDNGSSDETHRVVKNFAPTHIDLCCRSESTIQSSYAARNTGIRHVDADVIAFLDADVTVADNYFDRALAHLERNDLDYLGCRVDLTIPDGQHTRTARYNAHTGFPIQQYLDRHRYVPTCALFVRREVFADVGLFDPRLISGGDMEFGNRVDATEYDMGYCADAVASHPVRTSLRSLYGKNVRVGRGHCQLQRYYPKRYGEPPIPPRHEPLDVETADLSIDDRLAFGALSTAMTAARASGYARELLSPSDTGADVDGPPSL; the protein is encoded by the coding sequence ATGAGTGGTCGGCCGCTCACTATCGTCGTTCCGGTGTACAACGACCCGGAAGGGGTCAAGCGAACGCTACACTCTCTAGATTCGCAGTGGGTACCTGACATATCCGTGGCAGTCGTAGATAATGGATCGTCCGACGAGACTCACCGCGTCGTCAAGAACTTCGCCCCGACTCACATCGACCTGTGCTGTCGCTCCGAATCGACCATCCAGTCCTCCTACGCCGCCCGCAACACCGGCATCCGCCACGTCGACGCGGACGTGATCGCTTTCCTTGACGCCGATGTGACCGTGGCTGACAACTATTTTGACCGCGCGCTTGCACACTTGGAGCGTAACGACCTCGATTACCTCGGCTGCCGCGTCGACCTCACCATTCCCGACGGCCAACACACCCGAACCGCCCGATACAACGCCCACACGGGCTTTCCGATCCAGCAGTACCTCGACCGTCACCGCTACGTCCCCACCTGCGCCCTGTTCGTCCGCCGCGAGGTGTTCGCGGACGTAGGCCTGTTCGACCCGCGCCTGATCTCGGGCGGTGACATGGAGTTTGGGAACCGGGTCGACGCCACGGAGTATGATATGGGCTACTGCGCCGATGCCGTCGCCTCCCACCCCGTTCGCACCTCCCTTCGCTCCCTCTACGGCAAGAACGTCCGCGTCGGACGGGGTCACTGCCAGCTCCAGCGGTACTATCCCAAGCGGTACGGCGAGCCGCCGATCCCCCCGCGACACGAGCCTCTCGACGTGGAGACGGCCGACCTGTCGATCGACGACCGCCTCGCCTTCGGCGCCCTTTCGACGGCGATGACGGCGGCCCGGGCGAGCGGCTACGCACGAGAACTCCTGTCGCCGTCCGACACCGGGGCGGACGTGGACGGGCCGCCGTCGCTGTAG
- a CDS encoding HEWD family protein codes for MGVTIRKPTARQCEDCGRREVWNDATSTWRIAVDDGGERLVGEVYCIHEWDINGTFVPIEGDAADADA; via the coding sequence ATGGGCGTGACCATCAGGAAACCCACCGCCCGCCAGTGCGAGGACTGTGGCCGGCGGGAGGTCTGGAACGACGCGACGAGCACGTGGCGCATCGCCGTCGACGACGGCGGCGAGCGACTCGTCGGCGAGGTGTACTGCATCCACGAGTGGGACATCAACGGCACGTTCGTCCCCATCGAGGGGGACGCCGCCGACGCCGACGCGTGA
- a CDS encoding oligosaccharyl transferase, archaeosortase A system-associated produces the protein MSDDQSQGSSSVADLFFDWYHVPTLVLVVAGMLAIRLQEYDSYVRDGTVYFSGNDAWYHLRTVEYTVRHWPFTMPYDPWTNFPYGTNAAQFGTLYDQIIATAALVVGLGSPSSDLIAKTLLVAPAVFGALCAVPVYAVGKRLAGRTAGVFGAVVLLLLPGQFLQRGLVGFADHNVAEPLFQTIAVLGLMIALAVATREKPVWELVVDRDLDALRRPLVWSVAAGAAVAVYMWVWPPGVLLVGIFGTYLVYQLVSDYVTGGSPEPVAFVGVVSMVVAAILMLLQFEEASFGPTDFGLLQPVVALGVAAGAAFLAGLARVFDDRNLDREYYPVAVVGLIGVAVGVVAVALPDLFGTIRTNALRFIGFSAGAATRTIAEAQPYLSPDSLQQNAMTPTGRIMADYGFTLFTGVVGVIWLLAKPLVRDGETERVAYAAGSLALLGLLFVVPAPFQAVADAVGVVSELVGVALVALILLGAVLQTNYDAEKLLFVVWAAFITSAAFTQIRFNYYLAPVVAVANAYLIGQLLNSLDLRVGSVDALRNLQGYQVLAVLAAAMLMITPVLLVPMNVRNSGNPSFDRSNTAWQAAQGGGPGAITEWEGSLQWMESNTPAPGTLGGANNEMEYYGTYDLTDDYDYPAGAYGVQSWWDYGHWITVRGHRIPNANPFQQGATDAANFLLAANESAAQEALGERDQEAAGTRYVMVDWQMVNPQSKFGAPVVFYDRGNVSQADFYGPVYSSNLRSLFYMRSQRYYESLMVRLYAYHGSAMQPQPVVVDWEQRRAETQAGETVSIRAGPQGQNRTLLRQFDNVSAARSYVEQDGSAQIGGVGHYPTERVPALEHYRLVTVSESNATSSSQYQASARRTFATTGVPPSSQTIYEPSWVKTFEKVPGATVTADDLPPNTTVRATVPMHVPTTNQTFSYRQEARTNADGELSMTLPYSTTGYDEYGPENGYTNVSVRAEGPYLLQTALLNDNGSLVQYRAQVNVSEGRVNGDVAEPKPVTFEARNPLQNISLSPGNDSAESLDPAEPVAPADGSTDGEDPDGSTDSDASPTGPSALRAPDAVRT, from the coding sequence ATGAGCGACGATCAGAGTCAGGGGTCCTCGTCGGTCGCAGACCTCTTTTTCGACTGGTATCACGTCCCCACGCTCGTCCTCGTCGTCGCCGGAATGCTCGCCATCCGTCTCCAGGAGTACGACAGCTACGTCCGGGACGGAACGGTGTACTTCTCCGGCAACGACGCCTGGTATCACCTCCGCACGGTCGAGTACACGGTGCGTCACTGGCCGTTCACGATGCCGTACGATCCGTGGACGAACTTCCCGTACGGCACGAACGCCGCCCAGTTCGGGACGCTGTACGACCAGATCATCGCGACGGCGGCGCTGGTCGTCGGCCTCGGCAGCCCGTCGAGCGACCTGATCGCGAAGACGCTGCTGGTCGCCCCGGCGGTGTTCGGCGCGCTCTGTGCCGTGCCCGTCTACGCCGTCGGCAAGCGCCTCGCGGGCCGGACCGCCGGCGTCTTCGGCGCCGTCGTCCTCCTGCTCCTCCCCGGCCAGTTCCTCCAGCGCGGCCTCGTCGGCTTCGCCGACCACAACGTCGCCGAGCCGCTGTTCCAGACCATCGCCGTCCTGGGGCTGATGATCGCCCTCGCCGTGGCCACGCGCGAGAAACCCGTCTGGGAGCTCGTGGTCGACCGGGACCTGGACGCGCTCCGCCGACCGCTCGTCTGGAGCGTCGCCGCCGGCGCGGCGGTCGCGGTCTACATGTGGGTCTGGCCGCCGGGCGTCCTGCTCGTCGGCATCTTCGGCACCTACCTCGTCTACCAGCTCGTCAGCGACTACGTCACCGGCGGCTCCCCCGAACCCGTCGCGTTCGTCGGCGTCGTGTCGATGGTCGTGGCGGCGATCCTGATGCTCCTCCAGTTCGAGGAGGCGAGCTTCGGCCCGACGGACTTCGGCCTCCTCCAGCCGGTCGTGGCGCTCGGCGTCGCCGCCGGCGCCGCCTTCCTCGCGGGGCTGGCGCGCGTCTTCGACGACCGGAACCTCGACCGGGAGTACTACCCGGTCGCCGTCGTCGGCCTGATCGGCGTCGCCGTGGGCGTCGTCGCCGTCGCCCTCCCCGACCTGTTCGGGACGATCCGCACCAACGCCCTCCGCTTCATCGGCTTCAGCGCCGGCGCGGCCACCCGGACCATCGCGGAGGCCCAGCCGTACCTCTCGCCCGACTCCCTCCAGCAGAACGCGATGACGCCGACCGGCCGGATCATGGCCGACTACGGCTTCACCCTCTTCACGGGCGTCGTGGGCGTCATCTGGCTGCTCGCGAAACCGCTGGTGCGTGACGGCGAGACGGAACGTGTCGCCTACGCCGCCGGCTCGCTCGCCCTGCTCGGACTGCTGTTCGTCGTCCCGGCGCCGTTCCAGGCCGTCGCCGACGCCGTCGGCGTCGTCTCCGAACTCGTCGGCGTCGCGCTGGTGGCGCTGATCCTGTTGGGCGCCGTCCTCCAGACCAACTACGACGCCGAGAAGCTCCTCTTCGTCGTCTGGGCGGCCTTCATCACCTCGGCGGCGTTCACGCAGATCCGGTTCAACTACTACCTCGCGCCGGTCGTCGCCGTCGCGAACGCCTACCTGATCGGCCAGCTACTCAACTCGCTCGACCTGCGAGTCGGCTCCGTCGACGCGCTCCGGAACCTGCAGGGGTATCAGGTGCTCGCGGTGCTCGCGGCCGCGATGCTGATGATCACCCCGGTGTTGCTCGTGCCGATGAACGTGCGCAACTCCGGCAACCCGTCGTTCGACCGGAGCAACACCGCCTGGCAGGCGGCACAGGGCGGCGGTCCCGGGGCCATCACCGAGTGGGAGGGGTCGCTCCAGTGGATGGAGTCGAACACCCCCGCGCCCGGCACCTTGGGCGGTGCGAACAACGAGATGGAGTACTACGGCACCTACGACCTGACGGACGACTACGACTACCCGGCGGGTGCCTACGGCGTCCAGTCGTGGTGGGACTACGGCCACTGGATCACCGTTCGCGGCCACCGCATCCCGAACGCCAACCCGTTCCAGCAGGGCGCCACCGACGCCGCGAACTTCCTGCTCGCGGCGAACGAGTCGGCCGCCCAGGAGGCGCTCGGGGAGCGGGATCAGGAGGCGGCCGGCACGCGGTACGTGATGGTCGACTGGCAGATGGTCAACCCGCAGTCGAAGTTCGGGGCGCCGGTCGTCTTCTACGACCGGGGGAACGTCTCCCAGGCCGACTTCTACGGCCCGGTGTACTCCAGCAACCTCCGGAGCCTGTTCTACATGCGTAGCCAGCGGTACTACGAGAGCCTGATGGTGCGCCTGTACGCCTACCACGGGAGCGCGATGCAGCCGCAACCGGTCGTCGTCGACTGGGAGCAGCGACGCGCCGAGACCCAGGCCGGCGAGACGGTCTCCATCCGCGCCGGCCCGCAGGGCCAGAACCGGACGCTGCTCCGCCAGTTCGACAACGTGTCGGCCGCGCGGTCGTACGTCGAGCAGGACGGCTCGGCACAGATCGGTGGCGTCGGCCACTACCCCACCGAGCGGGTGCCGGCGCTCGAACACTACCGGCTGGTGACGGTGAGCGAGTCGAACGCCACCAGTTCCTCGCAGTACCAGGCGTCGGCGCGTCGCACCTTCGCCACGACGGGCGTGCCGCCGTCCTCGCAGACCATCTACGAGCCCTCGTGGGTGAAGACCTTCGAGAAGGTGCCGGGAGCGACGGTCACGGCCGACGACCTGCCCCCGAACACGACGGTTCGCGCGACGGTGCCGATGCACGTCCCGACGACCAACCAGACGTTCAGTTACCGCCAGGAGGCCCGGACGAACGCCGACGGGGAACTCTCGATGACGCTCCCCTACTCCACGACGGGGTACGACGAGTACGGCCCCGAGAACGGGTACACGAACGTCAGCGTCCGCGCGGAGGGGCCGTACCTGCTCCAGACGGCGCTGCTGAACGACAACGGCTCGCTCGTCCAGTACCGCGCCCAGGTCAACGTCAGCGAGGGCCGGGTCAACGGCGACGTCGCCGAGCCGAAGCCGGTGACGTTCGAGGCGCGCAACCCGCTCCAGAACATCTCGCTCAGTCCCGGCAACGACTCCGCCGAGTCGCTCGACCCGGCCGAACCGGTCGCGCCGGCGGACGGGTCGACCGACGGCGAGGATCCCGACGGATCGACCGACAGTGACGCGTCGCCGACCGGACCGTCGGCGCTCCGCGCACCCGATGCCGTCCGGACCTGA
- a CDS encoding rubrerythrin-like domain-containing protein: MSHNRIDPYTPAGGYYECRSCAHREASEQRLTVCPECGAEVRNLAVTRE, encoded by the coding sequence ATGAGTCACAATCGCATAGATCCGTACACTCCGGCGGGCGGCTACTACGAGTGCCGGTCGTGTGCCCACCGGGAGGCGAGCGAGCAGCGCCTGACGGTCTGTCCGGAGTGTGGGGCGGAGGTGCGGAACCTGGCGGTCACGCGGGAGTGA
- the aglF gene encoding UTP--glucose-1-phosphate uridylyltransferase AglF, with amino-acid sequence MQAVVLAAGEGTRLRPLTEDKPKGMVDVAGKPILTHCFEQLVDLGAEELVVVVGYRKQDIISHYGDSFGDVPITYTHQREQKGLAHALLTVEEHVDDDFMLMLGDNVFRANLGDVVSRQREDRADAAFLVEEVPWEEASRYGVCVTNDYGEITEVVEKPEDPPSNLVMTGFYTFTPAIFHACKLVQPSNRGEYEISEAIDLLIRSGRTIDAIGIEGWRIDIGYPEDRDEAERRIENEE; translated from the coding sequence ATGCAAGCAGTCGTACTCGCCGCCGGCGAGGGCACCCGCCTCCGCCCCCTCACGGAGGACAAACCCAAGGGCATGGTCGACGTCGCGGGCAAACCGATCCTCACACATTGCTTCGAACAGCTCGTCGACCTCGGCGCCGAGGAACTCGTCGTCGTCGTCGGCTACCGCAAACAGGACATCATCAGCCACTACGGCGACTCCTTCGGTGACGTCCCCATCACCTACACCCACCAGCGCGAGCAGAAGGGACTGGCCCACGCCCTCCTGACGGTCGAGGAGCACGTCGACGACGACTTCATGCTCATGCTCGGGGACAACGTCTTCCGGGCGAACCTCGGCGACGTGGTGAGCCGTCAGCGCGAAGATCGCGCCGACGCCGCCTTCCTCGTTGAGGAGGTGCCGTGGGAGGAGGCCTCCCGCTACGGCGTCTGTGTCACCAACGACTACGGCGAGATCACGGAGGTGGTCGAGAAGCCCGAGGACCCGCCCTCGAACCTGGTGATGACCGGCTTCTACACGTTCACGCCGGCCATCTTCCACGCCTGCAAACTCGTCCAGCCCTCGAACCGCGGCGAGTACGAGATCAGCGAGGCCATCGACCTGCTCATCCGCTCGGGCCGGACCATCGACGCCATCGGCATCGAAGGGTGGCGGATCGACATCGGCTACCCCGAGGATCGCGACGAAGCGGAGCGACGGATCGAGAACGAGGAGTAA
- a CDS encoding glycosyltransferase gives MRAIEIAPNHSAGQRMHLAISTTSLRVGGAERVAVNLSTGLVERGHDVDLVLVSAEGQLLGELHEDVNVVDLSARRVLTGVPSLHRYLRRAEPDLLYSMMPHNNVAAAMALATNEDIPFVPSVHNMPSSELGSTKDVLLFLAARSVYQNADHCVAVSAGVRNDLVRTMGLSREDITVIYNPIVSDRLKRQASRDPEHPWFDEADVILGAGRHIEQKGFETLLRAFAIAQENVSRELRLIISGQGPKTEEYCRLADSLGIVEDIDFPGFVDNIYAYLASADLFVLPSRWEGFGNILVEAMACGTQVVATDCQSGPAEILEEGAYGRLVPVDDVHGLADSMVAQLEDDRSFDVRKRASAFGIDTVAEAYEDLFADLVERKPRNG, from the coding sequence ATGCGAGCGATAGAAATAGCTCCGAACCATTCGGCGGGACAGAGAATGCATCTCGCTATATCGACGACATCGTTGCGAGTCGGGGGGGCTGAACGTGTCGCAGTGAACCTCTCGACGGGGTTGGTGGAGCGTGGGCACGATGTCGACCTCGTCCTCGTGAGCGCCGAAGGACAGTTACTCGGTGAACTCCACGAGGATGTGAACGTCGTCGACCTCTCCGCGCGTCGAGTCCTCACCGGTGTGCCCTCGCTACACCGATACCTGCGGCGTGCAGAACCGGATCTCCTCTATTCGATGATGCCCCACAACAACGTCGCAGCGGCCATGGCGCTTGCCACGAACGAGGACATCCCGTTCGTTCCGAGCGTCCACAATATGCCGTCGAGTGAGCTTGGATCGACGAAGGACGTGCTGCTGTTCCTGGCTGCCCGATCCGTTTACCAGAACGCAGACCACTGTGTCGCGGTGTCCGCAGGTGTACGGAACGATCTAGTGCGGACCATGGGACTCTCTCGGGAGGATATCACCGTCATCTACAATCCGATCGTCTCGGATCGCCTCAAACGGCAGGCAAGCCGGGATCCGGAGCATCCCTGGTTCGACGAAGCCGACGTGATTCTCGGGGCTGGCCGTCACATCGAACAGAAGGGATTCGAGACGCTGCTTCGTGCGTTCGCTATCGCACAGGAAAACGTATCGCGGGAGCTACGATTGATAATCTCCGGTCAGGGACCGAAGACGGAGGAATATTGTCGGCTTGCCGATAGTCTGGGAATCGTCGAGGATATCGATTTTCCTGGGTTCGTCGACAACATTTATGCGTATTTGGCCTCGGCAGATCTGTTCGTCTTGCCCTCGCGCTGGGAGGGGTTCGGAAACATCCTCGTTGAGGCGATGGCCTGCGGGACACAAGTCGTCGCGACCGACTGTCAGAGCGGTCCAGCTGAAATCTTAGAGGAGGGTGCGTACGGACGTCTTGTACCTGTCGACGATGTCCATGGCTTGGCAGATTCGATGGTGGCGCAGTTGGAAGACGACAGATCGTTCGACGTCCGAAAGCGGGCATCGGCATTCGGGATCGATACAGTGGCCGAAGCGTACGAGGACCTATTTGCGGACCTGGTTGAGAGGAAGCCACGAAATGGGTAA
- the cutA gene encoding divalent-cation tolerance protein CutA: protein MTTTALVTAPPAEARELARRLVDRRLAACVNLVPCTSIYRWEGSVAEDDEAILLAKTTEDRFDELVDRIVEWHSYDVPCVERVDVADAHEPFASWCAEAVAEE, encoded by the coding sequence GTGACCACCACCGCCCTCGTCACCGCGCCGCCGGCGGAGGCGCGGGAACTGGCGCGCCGACTCGTCGACCGGCGACTCGCCGCCTGCGTCAACCTCGTCCCCTGCACCTCGATCTATCGGTGGGAGGGTTCGGTCGCGGAGGACGACGAGGCGATCCTCCTCGCGAAGACGACCGAGGACCGGTTCGACGAACTCGTCGACCGGATCGTCGAGTGGCACTCCTACGACGTACCCTGCGTCGAGCGCGTCGACGTCGCGGACGCCCACGAACCGTTCGCGTCGTGGTGTGCCGAGGCCGTCGCGGAGGAGTGA
- the aglG gene encoding glucosyl-dolichyl phosphate glucuronosyltransferase has protein sequence MQVSVVVCTYAMDRYEAFTEAVESALAQTYDPLEVVLVVDGNEAVYERVLEDFGDVENVLTHCNEENHGISYSRTKGAELASGEVVAMIDDDAVAHEDWIAELVSTYEETDAVAVAGDVRPDWQTEKPDFFPAEFYWLVGCVEPGFADDGEEVRNGYGSNISFRRDVFLEAGGYDTHTGRRGDKHIQAHEAPVCIRIRELTGQGVVYTDDAVVDHKLFDYRGEFTWLVARSFWQGYSKRVMSLLYPDEDGDETDYLRFLFLDRVPRRVKGCVTKPSVAAVLQILTIFVFTGAVGLGYLYAFLTPGLLEKVETVEE, from the coding sequence ATGCAGGTGTCGGTCGTCGTCTGTACGTACGCGATGGATCGGTACGAGGCGTTCACCGAGGCCGTCGAGAGCGCCCTCGCACAGACGTACGATCCGCTGGAGGTCGTCCTCGTCGTCGACGGCAACGAGGCCGTCTACGAGCGGGTGCTGGAGGACTTCGGCGACGTCGAGAACGTGCTCACACACTGCAACGAGGAGAACCACGGCATCTCCTACTCCCGGACGAAGGGCGCCGAACTCGCCTCCGGCGAGGTCGTGGCGATGATCGACGACGACGCCGTCGCCCACGAGGACTGGATCGCCGAACTCGTGTCGACCTACGAGGAAACCGACGCCGTCGCCGTCGCCGGCGACGTGCGCCCCGACTGGCAGACCGAGAAACCCGACTTCTTCCCCGCCGAGTTCTACTGGCTCGTCGGCTGCGTCGAACCCGGCTTCGCCGACGACGGCGAGGAGGTGCGCAACGGCTACGGGTCGAACATCTCGTTCCGACGGGACGTCTTCCTCGAGGCCGGCGGCTACGACACCCACACCGGCCGCCGCGGCGACAAACACATCCAGGCCCACGAGGCGCCCGTCTGTATCCGGATCCGCGAGTTGACCGGCCAGGGCGTCGTCTACACCGACGACGCCGTGGTGGATCACAAACTGTTCGACTACCGCGGGGAGTTCACCTGGCTCGTCGCCCGGTCGTTCTGGCAGGGCTACTCCAAGCGCGTGATGAGCCTGCTGTATCCCGACGAGGACGGCGACGAGACCGACTACCTTCGCTTCCTGTTTCTGGATCGGGTGCCGCGGCGGGTGAAGGGCTGTGTGACGAAGCCCTCCGTGGCCGCCGTGTTGCAGATTCTGACGATTTTCGTTTTTACTGGAGCGGTGGGACTAGGGTATCTCTACGCCTTCCTGACGCCCGGGTTGCTGGAGAAGGTGGAGACGGTCGAGGAGTAG
- a CDS encoding DUF368 domain-containing protein, with protein MPSGPDGMERRLRPLVVVYLKGICMGAADAVPGVSGGTIALITGIYERLIAAITAVTPERVWSLLAAPLPGRRDDARAAFRAVDGWFLGALGGGVLTAVLVATRVLHVALDAEPVVTFGFFFGLIAASAVVLAGEATLDTPGRVGAAVAGFLLAFLSAGRAGTALPSTPLVTVAVGAVAISAMVLPGISGSLILVILGQYEFLIERLTAFVDALLGLVVGGTVAAAVGPATTVVAFGVGALVGLFTVAHAVRWALDCYRHATLAFLVSLVVGALRAPVVEAGEALAPGGWTTDAILAFALAAVVGVVLVAALERYTDGIEI; from the coding sequence ATGCCGTCCGGACCTGACGGGATGGAGCGACGCCTCCGTCCCCTGGTCGTCGTCTACCTCAAGGGGATCTGCATGGGGGCGGCCGACGCCGTCCCGGGCGTCTCGGGGGGCACCATCGCCCTCATCACCGGCATCTACGAGCGCCTGATCGCCGCCATCACCGCCGTCACGCCCGAACGGGTGTGGTCGCTCCTGGCCGCGCCGCTGCCGGGCCGCCGCGACGACGCCCGGGCCGCCTTCCGGGCGGTCGACGGCTGGTTTCTCGGCGCACTCGGTGGTGGAGTTCTCACGGCCGTCCTCGTGGCGACGCGGGTGCTCCACGTCGCCCTCGACGCCGAACCGGTCGTCACGTTCGGCTTCTTCTTCGGCCTGATCGCCGCCTCGGCCGTCGTCCTCGCGGGCGAGGCGACCCTCGATACGCCGGGACGGGTCGGCGCCGCCGTCGCCGGCTTCCTCCTGGCCTTCCTCTCGGCCGGGCGCGCGGGGACGGCGCTCCCCTCGACGCCGCTGGTCACCGTCGCCGTCGGCGCCGTCGCCATCAGCGCGATGGTGTTGCCCGGCATCTCGGGGTCGCTCATCCTCGTCATCCTCGGACAGTACGAGTTCCTGATCGAGCGGCTGACGGCCTTCGTCGACGCGCTCCTCGGACTCGTCGTCGGGGGCACCGTCGCCGCCGCCGTCGGCCCCGCGACCACCGTCGTCGCCTTCGGCGTCGGCGCCCTGGTCGGCCTGTTCACCGTCGCCCACGCCGTCCGCTGGGCACTCGACTGCTACCGCCACGCGACGCTCGCCTTCCTCGTGAGCCTCGTCGTGGGCGCGCTCCGCGCCCCGGTCGTCGAGGCGGGCGAGGCGCTGGCGCCCGGGGGGTGGACGACCGACGCGATCCTCGCCTTCGCGCTCGCGGCCGTCGTCGGCGTCGTCCTCGTGGCGGCGCTCGAACGCTACACCGACGGCATCGAGATCTGA
- a CDS encoding class I SAM-dependent methyltransferase: MGFHTFDSDRADKLEDAATRYRYCSREELHALLAPDPGMRVADLGSGTGFYTDDLAPHVGTAYAVDVQAEMHDRYREKGVPDGVELVEADAADLPFGDGELDAAVSTMTFHEFADPEAMAEVARVLRPGGRLVTVDWDRAGAGEAGPPREETYALGDAVALQTDAGFAIERAASRPETFVCVARLDD, encoded by the coding sequence ATGGGCTTTCACACCTTCGACAGCGACCGGGCCGACAAACTGGAGGACGCCGCGACCCGGTACCGCTACTGCTCGCGCGAGGAACTCCACGCGCTCCTCGCGCCGGATCCGGGCATGCGGGTGGCGGACCTCGGGAGCGGCACCGGCTTCTACACCGACGACCTGGCCCCGCACGTCGGGACGGCCTACGCCGTCGACGTGCAGGCCGAGATGCACGACCGCTACCGCGAGAAGGGCGTCCCGGACGGGGTCGAACTCGTCGAGGCGGACGCCGCCGACCTGCCGTTCGGCGACGGCGAACTCGACGCCGCCGTCTCGACGATGACCTTCCACGAGTTCGCGGATCCCGAGGCGATGGCCGAGGTCGCTCGCGTCCTCCGCCCGGGGGGCCGCCTCGTCACCGTCGACTGGGACCGGGCGGGCGCCGGCGAGGCCGGCCCGCCGCGCGAGGAGACCTACGCCCTCGGCGACGCCGTCGCCCTCCAGACCGACGCCGGCTTCGCTATCGAGCGCGCGGCGTCCCGCCCCGAGACGTTCGTCTGTGTCGCCCGCCTCGACGACTGA